The Syntrophorhabdaceae bacterium genome includes a region encoding these proteins:
- a CDS encoding universal stress protein — MLMPTKILVPTDFSEPSDKALAQALDIAKQYHAKVFLLHVVHQEIHYAYADYFASIELGQEIKATHLADAKDKLQEQLGKFPQAREVDTETNIREGVPYEEILKEGKEKGIDLIVIASLGRSGIAKYLIGGVARNVLKGSRCPVLLTK; from the coding sequence ATGCTTATGCCAACCAAGATCCTCGTACCAACGGATTTCTCGGAACCATCGGACAAGGCATTAGCGCAGGCCCTCGACATTGCCAAGCAATATCACGCGAAGGTCTTTCTCCTCCACGTTGTTCACCAGGAGATTCACTACGCATATGCCGATTATTTTGCTTCCATAGAATTGGGGCAGGAGATCAAGGCTACTCACTTAGCTGACGCAAAAGACAAACTGCAGGAGCAGCTCGGCAAATTTCCGCAGGCAAGAGAGGTGGATACAGAAACCAATATCCGTGAAGGCGTCCCGTACGAAGAAATACTCAAAGAGGGAAAAGAAAAGGGGATCGACCTGATTGTGATCGCCTCGCTCGGGAGGTCAGGCATCGCAAAATACCTGATCGGCGGCGTGGCCCGTAACGTGCTCAAGGGTTCCAGATGTCCGGTTCTGTTGACAAAATAG